Proteins from one Planctomyces sp. SH-PL62 genomic window:
- a CDS encoding response regulator: protein MKRLLVVDDAMFMRRLIGGVARDAGWEVVGEAADGAEAVSLYLELRPDLVTMDLVMPIMGGLDALRSIRELDPEAKVVVITAVDQKQSVLDAIRLGAIDFVVKPFDRDRVTGLLRKFAGSAP, encoded by the coding sequence ATGAAGCGGCTCCTGGTGGTCGATGACGCAATGTTTATGCGACGGCTGATCGGCGGCGTCGCTCGCGACGCCGGCTGGGAAGTCGTCGGCGAGGCGGCCGACGGCGCCGAGGCGGTGTCTCTATACCTTGAACTTCGGCCCGACCTGGTGACGATGGATCTGGTGATGCCGATCATGGGAGGGCTGGACGCCCTTCGATCGATCCGCGAACTGGACCCCGAAGCGAAGGTCGTGGTGATCACGGCCGTCGACCAGAAGCAGTCCGTCCTGGACGCGATCCGACTCGGGGCGATCGACTTCGTCGTGAAGCCCTTCGACCGCGACCGGGTGACGGGCCTGCTTCGGAAATTCGCCGGTTCCGCGCCTTGA
- a CDS encoding chemotaxis protein CheC: MSLLNEVQKRMLQTILGRGAEGASQAISRWIGEPVRLLPGEVEQVELAAAAEALGPPEGLVAACLMGLTGPLGGSILLCFEDRAGLALVDLLLRQPIGTTTEWGEVERSAAMETANIVGCAYLNALAAHLPSSLGTTTAGELAPTPPVFFHEFAGSLLQFALINQALDLDKVLLVRTTFETGGAGARLDWNLLFIPDAPSLAALATALAGGDAA, translated from the coding sequence ATGAGCCTCCTGAACGAAGTACAGAAACGCATGCTCCAGACGATCCTGGGCCGAGGGGCCGAGGGGGCGTCGCAGGCGATCTCTCGATGGATCGGCGAGCCGGTCCGGCTCCTGCCCGGCGAGGTCGAGCAGGTCGAACTGGCGGCGGCGGCCGAGGCGCTCGGGCCGCCGGAAGGCCTGGTCGCCGCCTGCCTGATGGGCCTCACCGGGCCGCTTGGGGGTTCGATCCTCCTCTGTTTCGAGGACCGCGCCGGCCTGGCGCTGGTCGACCTGCTCCTTCGCCAGCCGATCGGCACGACGACGGAATGGGGCGAGGTCGAACGGTCGGCGGCGATGGAGACGGCCAACATCGTCGGCTGCGCCTACCTCAACGCCCTGGCCGCTCACCTGCCGTCGAGCCTGGGGACGACGACGGCCGGCGAGCTGGCGCCGACGCCTCCGGTCTTCTTCCACGAGTTCGCCGGGAGCCTGCTCCAGTTCGCCCTGATCAACCAGGCTCTGGACCTGGACAAGGTCCTGCTCGTGAGGACGACCTTCGAGACGGGCGGGGCCGGCGCGCGGTTGGATTGGAACCTGCTCTTCATTCCCGACGCCCCCTCGCTCGCCGCGTTGGCGACGGCCCTGGCCGGCGGGGACGCCGCCTGA
- a CDS encoding chemotaxis protein CheW, whose amino-acid sequence MSDFNLADLLPFYLDETDENIAALNDALLRLELDPADAKALAEAFRMFHSIKGASVVMGFDGVNRLTHVLESLFDQLRTKKRELDRPVLDLTFRCLDELRDYHRELRGENRSDRDLAGLTSEVEVALSTPSTAPAPTPEPASSPRPAAAPPPAPASPSTAAQPPDADLTATVRVVVEFEPHLQLVDMKARLVAERLAGKGRITASDPPLERLEEFETLAAFTVWLAGVSDLEELRALADVDGVLQVLVELADEAGPGEEDAPVSAPEIADSEPADEPETAAATVQPDAPAPAPPARKARIVETIRVDSDRLDNLMNLAGELVINKARFIDVAKGLDEALRGADARSLAVETEERLDTIMRGLDRALGGVGVKAADGEVDRWAGQVRRLRDDFRAIRGELDRLRQGRERLKSLADAIHSLGRVADGLQKGVLETRMVPIGPLFERFRRVIRDLCLASGKEVVLRIDGEKTELDKRMIDELSDPLIHMVRNSVDHGLEPPDAREVAGKSRAGTVSLQASHRGNSVVITVGDDGRGIDCERIRGKIVSKGLVGRVEAAEMTDRELVPFIWHPGLSTAETVSEISGRGVGMDIVKERIGNLNGSVDVRSTPGQGTVFTIRLPLTLAIMSSLLVRIYDEVYALPLDHIDEIVEIRGDRIASVQGRPTIEIRGRFLTLATLGDLFRWGGGRHPSAVEAPRPGDGGHSFHVVIVQNGETTIGLVVDQLIGMQEVVLKSLERNYRPVAGLSGASILGDGRVSLILDVDALVDAATRPGGRA is encoded by the coding sequence GCTGGACCCGGCCGACGCCAAGGCGCTCGCCGAAGCCTTCCGGATGTTCCACAGCATCAAAGGCGCCTCGGTGGTCATGGGCTTCGACGGGGTCAACCGGCTGACGCACGTCCTGGAAAGTCTCTTCGACCAGCTCCGCACCAAGAAACGCGAGCTGGACCGGCCGGTCCTCGACCTGACGTTCCGATGCCTGGACGAACTGCGCGACTATCACCGCGAGCTTCGGGGCGAGAACCGGAGCGATCGCGACCTCGCCGGCCTCACGAGTGAGGTCGAAGTCGCCCTCTCGACCCCTTCGACGGCTCCTGCCCCGACTCCCGAACCCGCCTCGAGTCCTCGCCCGGCTGCGGCCCCGCCCCCGGCCCCGGCATCGCCCTCGACGGCGGCTCAGCCTCCGGACGCCGATCTGACGGCGACCGTCCGGGTGGTCGTGGAGTTCGAGCCCCATCTGCAACTCGTCGACATGAAGGCCCGCCTCGTCGCCGAACGGCTCGCGGGGAAGGGTCGAATCACCGCCTCGGATCCGCCGTTGGAACGGCTGGAGGAGTTCGAGACGCTCGCCGCGTTCACCGTCTGGCTGGCCGGCGTGAGCGACCTCGAGGAACTTCGCGCCCTGGCCGACGTGGACGGCGTGCTGCAGGTCCTGGTCGAGCTGGCCGACGAGGCGGGACCTGGAGAGGAGGATGCTCCCGTTTCGGCACCCGAAATCGCCGACTCGGAACCCGCGGACGAACCGGAGACCGCGGCCGCGACCGTCCAGCCAGACGCCCCGGCACCGGCCCCCCCCGCTCGCAAGGCGAGGATCGTCGAGACGATCCGAGTTGACAGCGATCGGCTCGACAATTTGATGAATCTGGCCGGCGAGCTGGTCATCAACAAGGCCCGGTTCATCGACGTCGCCAAGGGACTCGACGAGGCGCTTCGCGGGGCCGACGCCCGCAGCCTGGCCGTCGAGACGGAGGAGCGGCTGGACACGATCATGCGGGGCCTCGACCGGGCGCTCGGCGGGGTGGGCGTCAAGGCGGCCGACGGCGAGGTCGACCGCTGGGCGGGGCAGGTCCGTCGGCTCCGAGACGACTTCCGCGCCATCCGAGGCGAACTGGACCGCCTCCGCCAGGGGCGGGAACGCCTCAAGTCCCTGGCCGACGCCATCCACAGCCTGGGACGGGTGGCCGACGGGCTCCAGAAAGGGGTCCTGGAGACCCGGATGGTCCCGATCGGCCCGCTTTTCGAGCGATTCCGGCGCGTGATCCGCGACCTGTGCCTGGCCTCGGGCAAGGAGGTCGTGCTAAGAATCGACGGCGAGAAGACCGAGCTGGACAAGAGGATGATCGACGAGCTGAGCGACCCGCTCATCCACATGGTCCGCAACTCGGTGGACCACGGCCTCGAACCGCCCGACGCCCGCGAGGTCGCCGGCAAGTCTCGCGCGGGGACGGTTTCGCTCCAGGCTTCGCACCGTGGCAACAGCGTGGTCATCACCGTCGGCGACGACGGCCGGGGGATCGACTGCGAGCGGATCCGAGGCAAGATCGTCTCCAAGGGGCTCGTCGGCCGGGTCGAGGCCGCTGAGATGACCGATCGCGAACTGGTCCCGTTCATCTGGCATCCGGGCCTCAGCACCGCCGAGACCGTCTCCGAGATCTCCGGTCGCGGCGTGGGCATGGACATCGTGAAGGAGCGGATCGGCAACCTCAATGGAAGCGTCGACGTCCGCTCCACGCCCGGTCAGGGGACCGTCTTCACGATCCGACTCCCGCTGACGCTGGCTATCATGTCGAGCCTCCTCGTCAGGATCTACGACGAGGTCTACGCCCTACCGCTGGACCACATCGACGAAATCGTCGAGATTCGAGGGGACCGTATCGCCTCGGTCCAGGGGCGGCCGACGATCGAGATCCGAGGACGATTCCTGACGCTGGCGACGCTCGGCGACCTGTTCCGCTGGGGCGGCGGTCGACATCCCTCGGCGGTCGAGGCGCCTCGGCCCGGCGACGGCGGCCATTCGTTCCACGTCGTGATCGTCCAGAACGGCGAGACCACGATCGGCCTGGTCGTCGATCAGCTTATCGGCATGCAAGAAGTCGTCCTCAAATCGCTCGAACGGAACTACCGGCCCGTCGCCGGGCTTTCCGGCGCGAGTATCCTGGGGGACGGACGGGTCTCCTTGATCCTGGACGTCGACGCCCTGGTCGACGCCGCCACTCGACCCGGGGGACGCGCATGA
- a CDS encoding chemotaxis response regulator protein-glutamate methylesterase yields MPEVPLPDPAARRVRALVVDDSALMRRLLTDVLGSSGLIEVVGVARNGREAVAQVAKLKPDVVTLDVEMPEVSGLDALPAILAVREVPVVMVSALTQEGADVTLKALELGAVDFHSKPTRNQLAELRAEGDLLVTKIVDAAHGRVFRPRKLTSRASAESPPRPRFPAPADNVACVAIGISTGGPQALARIIPLLRPPSPPIVIVQHMPAQFTGVFAQRLDRTSELEVKEAADGDLVMPNRVLIAPGGRHLTLTGRSTRVRASLSSPDAPSVSGHRPSVDVLFQSVARVYEGGALGVIMTGMGRDGVDGCRAILEAGGLTLGQDEATSVVYGMNKAAFLEGAVKHQFSLDDLPEILQELATPRSVGRESGGL; encoded by the coding sequence ATGCCTGAAGTGCCTCTCCCCGACCCCGCCGCCCGCCGCGTTCGCGCGCTGGTCGTCGACGACTCGGCGTTAATGCGTCGACTCCTCACGGACGTCCTCGGATCGTCGGGCCTGATCGAGGTCGTCGGCGTCGCGCGTAACGGTCGCGAGGCGGTCGCCCAGGTGGCGAAGCTCAAGCCCGACGTCGTCACGCTCGACGTCGAGATGCCCGAAGTCTCCGGCCTCGACGCGCTTCCCGCGATCCTGGCCGTCCGCGAAGTTCCCGTGGTGATGGTGAGCGCCCTGACGCAGGAGGGGGCCGACGTCACCCTCAAAGCCCTGGAACTCGGCGCGGTCGACTTTCACTCCAAGCCGACCCGAAACCAGTTGGCCGAACTGAGGGCGGAGGGCGACCTTCTCGTCACCAAAATCGTCGACGCCGCCCACGGTCGCGTCTTCCGCCCTCGAAAGCTCACGTCGAGGGCGAGCGCCGAATCGCCTCCTCGCCCGCGATTCCCCGCCCCGGCCGACAATGTCGCCTGCGTGGCCATCGGGATCTCCACTGGAGGGCCCCAGGCGCTCGCCCGAATCATCCCGCTCCTCCGGCCGCCGTCGCCCCCGATCGTGATCGTCCAGCACATGCCCGCGCAGTTCACCGGGGTCTTCGCCCAACGGCTCGACAGGACGTCGGAGCTGGAAGTCAAGGAGGCGGCCGATGGGGACCTCGTCATGCCGAACCGGGTCCTAATCGCCCCCGGAGGCCGCCATCTGACCCTGACCGGCCGATCTACTCGAGTTCGCGCGTCCCTTTCCTCGCCTGACGCTCCTTCCGTGAGCGGCCACAGGCCATCGGTCGACGTTCTCTTCCAGTCGGTGGCCAGGGTCTATGAGGGAGGGGCCCTCGGCGTGATCATGACCGGTATGGGCCGTGACGGAGTCGACGGTTGCCGGGCCATCCTTGAAGCCGGCGGCCTGACCCTGGGCCAGGACGAGGCTACCTCCGTCGTCTACGGGATGAACAAGG
- a CDS encoding chemotaxis protein CheD codes for MAQESDANSMVSVAIGRWGVAAAPSRLRTLLGSCVGVVLHDRSAKLGGLAHIVLPDSRGVVDQPGKYADTAIPALIAELEKLMRGKAAGRLVAKLAGGASMFQVGPPGAAAAPTRNIGRMNQEAVEAILATLRIPILARDLGGDGGRNLIFDPATGRVQVRTPGGVEREI; via the coding sequence GTGGCCCAGGAATCGGACGCAAACAGTATGGTCTCGGTGGCGATCGGCCGCTGGGGAGTCGCCGCGGCGCCGTCGCGGCTGCGCACGCTGCTGGGCTCGTGCGTGGGGGTCGTCCTCCACGACCGATCGGCGAAGCTGGGCGGGTTGGCCCACATCGTCCTTCCCGATTCCCGAGGAGTCGTCGATCAGCCGGGAAAGTATGCGGACACGGCGATTCCGGCCCTGATCGCCGAACTCGAGAAGTTGATGCGGGGGAAGGCGGCCGGGAGGCTGGTCGCGAAGCTCGCCGGGGGAGCGAGCATGTTCCAGGTCGGTCCGCCGGGGGCGGCAGCCGCGCCGACCCGGAATATCGGCCGGATGAATCAGGAGGCCGTGGAGGCGATCCTCGCCACCCTGCGAATCCCGATCCTCGCCCGCGACCTGGGCGGCGACGGGGGCCGGAATCTCATCTTCGACCCGGCCACCGGACGGGTCCAGGTCCGGACGCCGGGGGGCGTCGAGCGCGAGATCTAG